A DNA window from Hordeum vulgare subsp. vulgare chromosome 1H, MorexV3_pseudomolecules_assembly, whole genome shotgun sequence contains the following coding sequences:
- the LOC123441916 gene encoding ARM REPEAT PROTEIN INTERACTING WITH ABF2, producing the protein MEAEQQKPQRPRRKAQKRRIDDEAAASAAAAAAAAAAAAAAAAAVSSPLGSADADDDNEDDEGSVGTEICCRQSQAAVAREVRTQVDALHHCFSWRHADRATAKRATSVLAELAKNEEMVNVIVEGGAVPALVCHLKVPPMEAAVEEEQQPRPFEHEVEKGAAFALGLLAVKPEYQQLIVDAGALPLLVHLLRSHKNATNSRAVNSLIRRAADAITNLAHENSNIKTCIRIEGGIPPLVELLESQDIKVQRAAAGALRTLAFKNDENKTLIVDCNALPTLILMLRSEDAAIHFEAVGVIGNLVHSSPNIKKEVLNAGALQPVIGLLSSCCTESQREAALLLGQFASADSECKVHIVQRGAVRPLIDMLQSADFQLREMSAFALGRLAQDTHNQAGIAYNGGLLPLLKLLDSKNGSLQHNAAFALYGVADNEDYVSDFVKVGGVQKLQDGEFIVQATKDCVAKTLKRLEEKINGRVLKHLVYLMRVGEKSVQRRVALALAHLCAPEDQRTIFIDNNGLDLLLDLLVSVSSKHQQDGSVALYKLANKAAALSPMDAAPPSPTPQVYLGEQYVNSSTLSDVTFLVEGKLFYAHRIALLASSDAFRAMFDGGYREKDARDIEIPNIRWDVFELMMRFIYTGSVEVTNELAQDLLRAADQYLLEGLKRLCEYTIAQDVNLENVSDMYDLSEAFHAMSLRHTCVLFILEQFDKICTRPGFSQLIQRVIPELRNFFAKALTPSHRSAQP; encoded by the exons ATGGAGGCGGAGCAGCAAAAGCCGCAGCGCCCGCGGCGCAAGGCGCAGAAGCGCAGGATTGACGACGAGGCCGCTGCCTCGGCCGCCGCAgcggcagccgccgccgccgccgccgccgccgcggctgCCGCCGTCTCGTCGCCGCTCGGCAGCGCCGAtgccgacgacgacaacgaggacgacgagggcTCCGTCGGCACCGAGATCTGCTGCCGCCAGTCCCAGGCGGCGGTCGCCCGCGAGGTCCGCACGCAAGTCGACGCCCTCCATCACTGCTTCTCGTGGCGCCACGCCGACCGCGCCACCGCCAAGCGCGCCACCAGCGTCCTCGCGGAGCTCGCCAAAAACG AGGAGATGGTGAACGTAATCGTAGAGGGCGGCGCCGTGCCGGCGTTGGTGTGCCATCTGAAGGTGCCCCctatggaggcggcggtggaggaggagcagCAGCCGCGGCCGTTCGAGCACGAGGTCGAGAAGGGGGCTGCCTTCGCTCTCGGGCTCCTAGCCGTAAAG CCTGAATATCAACAACTTATAGTTGATGCTGGAGCCCTACCCCTGCTGGTGCATCTCCTAAGAAGCCATAAAAATGCTACAAATTCGAGGGCAGTTAACAGCCTTATCAGAAGAGCTGCTGATGCAATTACCAACCTTGCTCATGAGAATAGCAACATCAAAACTTGTATCAG AATTGAAGGCGGAATCCCACCTCTTGTTGAATTGCTAGAATCACAGGATATTAAGGTGCAGAGGGCAGCTGCAGGGGCCTTGAGGACTTTGGCGTTTAAAAATGATGAAAACAAAACCCTG ATCGTTGATTGCAATGCATTGCCAACGTTAATCTTAATGCTGCGGTCAGAGGATGCTGCAATTCACTTTGAAGCA GTTGGTGTCATTGGAAATTTGGTTCATTCATCCCCAAATATCAAGAAAGAGGTTCTTAATGCGGGGGCCTTGCAACCTGTAATTGGGTTATTAAG TTCCTGCTGTACAGAAAGCCAAAGAGAAGCCGCTTTGTTGCTAGGGCAGTTTGCTTCGGCCGACTCTGAGTGCAAG GTCCATATTGTGCAACGGGGTGCAGTCCGACCACTAATTGACATGCTCCAGTCAGCCGACTTTCAACTCAGGGAGATGTCAGCCTTTGCCCTTGGGAGGCTTGCACAG GACACACATAACCAAGCAGGTATTGCATACAATGGTGGCTTGTTGCCTTTACTAAAGCTTCTTGACTCAAAAAATGGTTCTCTGCAACATAATGCCGCgtttgctctttacggagttgcgGACAATGAG GATTATGTCTCTGACTTCGTTAAAGTAGGAGGTGTCCAAAAGTTGCAGGATGGTGAATTTATTGTCCAG GCTACAAAGGACTGTGTAGCTAAGACACTGAAGAGGCTAGAGGAGAAGATAAATGGACGA GTATTAAAACACTTGGTTTATCTCATGAGAGTAGGAGAAAAGTCTGTGCAGAGGCGTGTTGCTCTGGCTCTCGCACACCTCTGTGCCCCTGAAGATCAACGAACAATTTTTATTGATAATAATG GTCTCGACTTGCTTCTTGATCTTCTGGTTTCGGTCAGCTCGAAACATCAACAGGATGGTTCGGTTGCACTATACAAATTAGCCAACAAAGCTGCAGCACTCTCTCCGATGGATGCTGCACCTCCATCTCCAACGCCACAG GTTTATCTTGGAGAGCAATACGTGAACAGTTCGACACTTTCAGATGTCACCTTCTTGGTGGAAG GAAAACTTTTTTATGCACACAGAATTGCTTTGCTTGCTTCTTCAGATGCATTCCGTGCAATGTTTGATGGTGGATACAGG GAAAAGGATGCAAGAGACATAGAAATTCCAAATATCAGGTGGGACGTGTTTGAACTCATGATGAG ATTTATCTATACAGGGTCAGTCGAAGTAACCAACGAGCTTGCTCAAGATCTCCTCAGAGCTGCAGATCAGTATCTGTTAGAAGGCCTCAAACGCCTATGTGAATATACAATTGCGCAG GATGTTAATTTAGAAAACGTCTCTGATATGTATGACTTATCCGAAGCCTTTCATGCCATGTCACTGAGACATACATGTGTCTTGTTTATTTTGGAGCAGTTTGATAAGATCTGCACCAGACCCGG TTTTTCTCAGCTGATCCAGCGTGTCATCCCTGAGCTCCGCAACTTCTTTGCTAAGGCGCTAACGCCAAGCCACCGGAGTGCGCAACCATGA
- the LOC123399969 gene encoding uncharacterized protein LOC123399969, translated as MAMRILNLTTSSSGCERNWSVFEQVDAKRRNKLDVSRRDDLVYVQLNGRMLHKRKKYSTSSDVLLGEDASTSQDWIREDAYVDDEMEETEDDNAMEPRRSLRVRELHEVEKFVSDDEIDTVPINEDDTEFECDDDGAGIEETNDNGEEDHMQP; from the exons ATGGCCATGAGGATACTCAACCTGACCACAAGTTCATCCGGATGTGAAAGAAATTGGAGTGTTTTTGAACAA GTAGATGCAAAGAGAAGAAATAAACTGGATGTGAGTCGTAGGGACGATCTAGTTTATGTTCAATTAAATGGAAGAATGCTACACAAGagaaagaagtactcaacatcttctgatgtcctccttggtGAAGATGCTTCCACATCCCAAGATTGGATACGTGAAGATGCTTACgttgatgatgagatggaggaaaccGAAGATGACAATGCGATGGAGCCTCGTAGAAGTCTAAGGGTGAGAGAACTACATGAAGTGGAAAAGTTTGTTTCCGATGATGAAATTGACACTGTGCCTATCAATGAGGATGATACAGAGTTCGAGTGTGATGATGACGGGGCTGGGATAGAAGAAACCAATGACAATGGTGAGGAAGACCATATGCAACCTTGA